A region from the Desulfomarina profundi genome encodes:
- a CDS encoding CooT family nickel-binding protein, producing the protein MCQTNVVLNENGNEKLLLENVTALKIVEDGLLITTLFEGEKEFSGMSLDRIDFNEGKVYLFKP; encoded by the coding sequence ATGTGTCAGACAAATGTAGTGCTCAATGAAAATGGAAATGAAAAACTCCTGCTGGAAAATGTCACCGCCTTGAAAATCGTTGAAGATGGACTCCTGATTACAACCCTCTTTGAAGGGGAGAAGGAATTTTCCGGAATGTCTCTCGATCGGATTGATTTTAATGAAGGGAAGGTGTATCTCTTTAAACCGTAA
- a CDS encoding methylenetetrahydrofolate reductase, with translation MELKTNSRLEKILKSGHLAVTSECGPPRSSDPAGIIKKGELIKDHVDSINITDNQTSVTRLCSLAACVHLKQQGLDPVLQMVVRDRNRIALQSDILGAASFGINNMLCLSGDHQSFGDHPAAQNVFDIDSMQLIQTARHMRDEGKFLGGDAIKVPPNLFVGAAANPFADPFKIRVPRLAKKIAAGAEFIQTQCVYNLDKFEEWMKGVCDRGLHEKVFILPGITPMRSVGMAKYLRRAVPGMDVPEELVKRLSGVPKDKQADEGITIAVEAMQRLKEVKGVAGFHVMAIEWEEKVPEMVERAGLYPRPEID, from the coding sequence GTGGAACTGAAAACGAACAGCAGACTTGAGAAAATACTGAAAAGTGGACATCTGGCGGTAACCAGCGAGTGTGGACCACCCAGATCCAGTGATCCCGCCGGAATCATAAAAAAAGGTGAGTTGATTAAAGATCATGTGGACTCGATTAATATTACCGACAACCAGACTTCTGTTACCCGGCTCTGCAGTCTGGCAGCCTGTGTTCACTTAAAGCAGCAGGGACTTGATCCTGTTTTACAGATGGTTGTCAGGGACAGGAACAGAATTGCGCTGCAGAGTGATATCCTGGGAGCTGCATCATTTGGGATAAATAATATGCTCTGCCTGTCTGGTGACCACCAGAGTTTCGGAGATCATCCCGCCGCCCAGAATGTTTTTGATATTGACTCCATGCAGCTTATCCAGACGGCACGTCATATGCGGGATGAAGGAAAGTTTCTTGGGGGTGACGCCATAAAAGTACCTCCCAATCTTTTTGTCGGTGCAGCGGCCAATCCTTTTGCTGATCCGTTTAAAATCCGGGTTCCCCGTCTTGCCAAGAAAATAGCGGCGGGTGCCGAATTCATTCAGACTCAATGTGTCTATAACTTAGATAAATTTGAAGAATGGATGAAAGGCGTCTGTGACCGTGGACTCCATGAGAAGGTCTTTATTCTCCCGGGAATTACACCCATGCGCTCAGTGGGTATGGCCAAATACCTGCGCCGTGCTGTTCCGGGTATGGATGTGCCTGAAGAGCTTGTCAAGCGTCTTTCAGGAGTTCCCAAGGACAAACAGGCCGATGAGGGAATTACAATTGCCGTTGAAGCTATGCAGAGGTTGAAAGAGGTGAAAGGTGTCGCCGGTTTTCATGTGATGGCTATTGAATGGGAGGAAAAGGTTCCTGAAATGGTTGAGCGGGCCGGGTTGTATCCACGGCCTGAAATTGATTGA